In Erigeron canadensis isolate Cc75 chromosome 1, C_canadensis_v1, whole genome shotgun sequence, a single window of DNA contains:
- the LOC122607823 gene encoding G-type lectin S-receptor-like serine/threonine-protein kinase At4g27290: MEVLYVPLFLKHKKQLYMDIPCMFLLLSGVLFVHLSDSKAVDTIYANQAIKDDGDTLVSPGGMFELGFFSPGKSKYRYVGIWYNKISVCTPVWVANRETPIADRTGVFILTHEGNLVILADGGNTKIWSSNSTSSTMINPVAQILDTGNLVLWDNTSTNNQNLVWQSFDYIGDTFIAGMKFGKDFKTGLEKHMTSWKSPDDPSQGEYIHYLDTNGYPQLFGRKGNDLRWRIGPWNGLGNSGLPIDTPNPIYTMEFVFNQEEIFYRFELNTSIILRLQLAWDGTILHTQWIERLQQWVVFADIGVDSYNRYAVCGPFGSHNINRRPLCSCLKGFEPRLPDEWEASGWSGGCQRKRPLDCASGDGFWKISGVKLPDTRQSWYNVSMTLDECEMACRRNCSCIAYANLDIRGSGCLLWFNELIDIREYDVKHNLYIRLAASEFSGNKISQLSYKQKKGVLTVVLSIISAALLSFAVAYTCKKKRLYMKRRGIWDTLNKKNNSVQMEDTDDLPVFSLYEIAKATENFSINNKIGEGGFGLVYKGVLEGGREVAVKRLSESSKQGLDEFKNEITCIAKLQHRNLVKILGYCIHGNEMILIYEYMANKSLDSFLFDETRSSMLDWPCRFQIIHGMARGILYLHQDSCLQIIHRDLKAGNVLLDADMNPKISDFGLARKFFGSDDTFTKTKKVVGTYGYISPEYAVHGKFSTKSDVFSFGVLVLEIVSGKKNTGFSHQDHGDNLLGHAWRLYKENRSIELMSASLRDSCIISEVLRSIHVGLLCVQHHPEDRPTMMSVILMLISEGVLPEPKQPAFFTGESHGGVQSVSSADEYMMTQLYGR; this comes from the exons ATGGAGGTATTATATGTTCCACTTTTTctcaaacacaaaaaacaactatatatgGACATACCATGCATGTTTTTACTACTCTCAGGTGTACTATTTGTTCACTTGTCAGACTCTAAAGCAGTAGACACCATTTATGCAAATCAAGCTATCAAAGATGATGGCGACACACTTGTTTCACCTGGCGGGATGTTCGAGTTAGGATTTTTTAGTCCTGGAAAATCCAAGTATCGGTACGTGGGGATATGGTACAACAAGATATCAGTTTGTACACCGGTATGGGTTGCAAACAGGGAGACGCCGATTGCTGATAGAACGGGCGTCTTCATACTCACTCATGAAGGAAACCTGGTTATTTTGGCAGATGGTGGAAATACTAAAATCTGGTCATCCAATTCGACATCTTCTACCATGATCAATCCAGTTGCACAGATTCTGGACACCGGGAATCTTGTTCTTTGGGACAATACTAGTACCAATAATCAAAACCTGGTTTGGCAGAGTTTTGATTATATCGGTGACACATTTATTGCAGGGATGAAATTTGGAAAGGATTTCAAAACGGGCTTAGAGAAGCATATGACATCTTGGAAGAGTCCTGATGATCCTTCTCAGGGTGAATATATACATTACTTAGATACAAATGGATATCCACAATTGTTTGGGAGGAAAGGTAATGATTTGAGATGGAGAATTGGACCATGGAATGGTCTCGGAAATAGTGGCCTTCCTATTGACACTCCAAATCCAATCTACACAATGGAGTTTGTTTTCAATCAGGAAGAAATATTTTATAGATTTGAACTTAACACTTCAATAATTCTACGCTTGCAATTGGCATGGGACGGGACGATACTGCACACACAATGGATAGAGCGGCTGCAACAGTGGGTTGTGTTTGCAGATATTGGAGTGGACAGTTATAATCGTTATGCAGTATGCGGTCCTTTTGGAAGCCATAACATCAATAGGCGCCCCCTTTGTAGTTGTTTGAAAGGTTTTGAGCCAAGACTTCCAGATGAATGGGAAGCATCAGGTTGGTCAGGCGGATGTCAACGAAAAAGGCCTTTAGATTGCGCAAGTGGAGATGGCTTCTGGAAAATATCAGGAGTGAAACTTCCAGACACACGGCAGTCATGGTACAATGTGAGCATGACCTTAGATGAATGCGAGATGGCTTGCAGAAGGAATTGCAGTTGTATAGCTTATGCAAACTTAGATATTCGGGGAAGTGGGTGTTTGTTGTGGTTTAATGAGCTTATTGACATCCGAGAATATGATGTGAAGCATAATCTATACATAAGGTTGGCTGCCTCTGAATTTTCAG GAAATAAAATATCACAACTTAGCTACAAGCAGAAGAAAGGAGTGCTCACAGTAGTGCTCTCAATTATCTCAGCTGCGCTGCTGTCGTTTGCTGTTGCATACACTTGCAAGAAGAAGAGACTTTATATGAAACGAAGAG GAATTTGGGATAcactaaataaaaagaataacagtGTTCAGATGGAAGATACTGATGACTTGCCTGTTTTTAGCCTGTATGAAATAGCTAAGGCTACTGAAAACTTTAGTATCAATAACAAGATTGGAGAAGGGGGCTTTGGTCTTGTTTACAAG GGTGTGTTGGAAGGCGGACGCGAGGTAGCTGTGAAAAGGCTTTCCGAATCATCTAAACAAGGGCTTGATGAATTCAAGAATGAAATCACGTGTATTGCCAAACTTCAGCACCGAAATCTTGTAAAGATTCTCGGATATTGCATTCatggaaatgaaatgattttgatataCGAATACATGGCTAACAAAAGCTTAGACTCATTTTTATTTG ATGAAACCAGAAGTTCAATGCTTGATTGGCCTTGCCGTTTTCAGATTATCCATGGGATGGCTCGGGGGATTCTATATCTACATCAAGATTCCTGCCTTCAAATCATTCATAGAGATCTCAAGGCAGGCAATGTTCTGTTGGATGCCGACATGAACCCAAAAATCTCTGACTTTGGCCTTGCTAGAAAGTTTTTCGGATCTGATGATACTTTCACCAAGACAAAGAAGGTGGTGGGAACATA TGGTTACATTTCTCCGGAGTATGCAGTACACGGGAAGTTTTCCACAAAGTCGGATGTATTTAGctttggtgttttggtgttgGAGATAGTGAGTGGCAAAAAGAACACAGGATTCTCTCATCAAGATCACGGTGACAACCTTCTTGGGCAT GCATGGAGACTCTACAAAGAGAACAGGTCAATTGAACTCATGAGTGCGTCTTTACGTGACTCATGCATCATATCTGAAGTACTGCGATCAATACATGTTGGGCTATTATGTGTGCAACATCATCCAGAAGATAGACCAACTATGATGTCAGTGATCCTGATGCTGATTAGTGAGGGAGTGTTGCCTGAACCTAAACAACCCGCGTTTTTCACAGGAGAAAGTCATGGGGGAGTTCAGTCCGTGTCATCAGCTGATGAATACATGATGACTCAATTATATGGTCGATAG
- the LOC122607815 gene encoding G-type lectin S-receptor-like serine/threonine-protein kinase At4g27290 encodes MKVLYVPPFLRHKKTTMDIPFMFLLLLGVLLVQLSESKAVDSIYANQAIKDDGNTIVSRGGKFKLGFFSPGKSKYRYVGIWFNNISVCTPIWVANRETPIADKTGIFILTHEGELIISADGGHTKIWSSNSTSLAMINPVARILDTGNLVLWDNTSTNNQNLIWQSFDYMGDTFIAGMKIGKNLVTGLEWSMTSWKSPDDPSQGEYIHYLDTNGYPQMYGRKGKVLRWRIGPWNGLGNSGIPSDTPNKIYAMEFVHNQKEMYQTYELKTSIIQRVQLTWDGKILQMHWIERLQEWIVYADVGVDSFNRYGVCGPYGSNNINMRPFCSCLKGFEPRFPDEWEASDWSGGCQRKKPLDCASGDGFWKISGVKLPDTRHSWYNVSMSLGECEMTCRRSCNCTAYANLDIRGSGCLLWFGELMDIREYDEKHNLYIRMDASELAGHNISQFSYKRKKEVIMVVLSIISAVLLLLFAVAYACKKRRPYMKQRGIWDALNKKNKSVQMEDTDDLPFFSLYEVAKATKNFSIDNKIGEGGFGLVYKGILVDGREVAVKRLSESSKQGLEEFKNEIMCIAKLQHRNLVKILGYCIHGNEMILIYEYMANKSLDSFLFDETRSLMLDWPRRFQIIHGMARAILYLHQDSRLQIIHRDLKAGNVLLDADMNPKISDFGLARKFFGSDDTFTKTKNVVGTYGYISPEYAVHGKFSTKSDVFSFGVLVLEIVSGKKNRGFSHQDHGDNLLGHAWRLHKENRSIELMSASLHDSGVISEVLRSIHVGLLCVQHHAEDRPPMMSVILMLISEGVLPEPKQPAFFTGESHGEVRSMSSADEYMITQLIAR; translated from the exons ATGAAGGTATTATATGTTCCGCCTTTCCTCAGACACAAGAAAACAACAATGGATATACCATTCATGTTTTTACTACTCTTAGGTGTTCTACTTGTTCAATTGTCAGAATCTAAAGCAGTAGACAGCATTTATGCAAATCAAGCTATCAAAGATGATGGCAATACGATTGTTTCCCGTGGTGGGAAGTTCAAGTTAGGATTTTTTAGTCCCGGAAAATCCAAGTATCGGTATGTGGGGATATGGTTCAACAATATATCAGTTTGTACTCCCATTTGGGTTGCAAACAGGGAGACGCCGATTGCTGATAAAACGGGCATCTTCATACTCACTCATGAAGGAGAACTGATTATATCGGCAGATGGTGGACATACTAAAATCTGGTCATCCAATTCGACGTCCTTGGCTATGATCAATCCAGTTGCACGGATTCTAGACACCGGAAATCTTGTTCTTTGGGACAATACTAGTACCAATAATCAAAACCTGATTTGGCAGAGTTTTGATTATATGGGTGACACATTTATAGCAGGGATGAAAATTGGAAAGAATTTAGTAACAGGGTTAGAATGGTCCATGACATCCTGGAAGAGTCCTGATGATCCTTCTCAGGGTGAATATATACATTACTTAGATACAAATGGATATCCACAAATGTATGGGAGGAAAGGTAAGGTTTTGAGATGGAGAATTGGACCATGGAATGGTCTCGGAAATAGTGGCATTCCTAGTGACACTCCAAATAAAATTTACGCAATGGAGTTTGTTCATAATCAGAAAGAAATGTATCAAACATATGAACTGAAAACTTCAATTATTCAACGGGTACAGCTGACTTGGGACGGGAAGATACTGCAAATGCATTGGATAGAGCGACTGCAAGAGTGGATTGTGTATGCAGATGTTGGAGTTGACAGTTTTAACCGTTATGGAGTATgcggtccttatggaagcaatAACATCAATATGCGTCCCTTTTGTAGTTGTTTGAAAGGTTTCGAACCAAGATTTCCAGATGAGTGGGAAGCATCAGATTGGTCAGGCGGATGTCAACGGAAAAAACCTTTAGATTGTGCAAGTGGAGATGGCTTCTGGAAGATATCAGGAGTGAAACTTCCAGACACACGACATTCATGGTACAATGTGAGCATGAGCTTAGGTGAATGCGAGATGACTTGCAGAAGGAGTTGCAATTGTACAGCTTATGCAAATTTAGATATTAGGGGAAGTGGGTGTTTGTTATGGTTTGGTGAGCTTATGGACATCAGAGAGTATGATGAAAAACACAATCTTTACATAAGAATGGATGCCTCTGAATTAGCAG GACATAATATATCGCAATTTAGCTACAAGAGGAAGAAAGAAGTGATCATGGTAGTGCTCTCAATTATCTCAGCTGTGCTGTTACTGTTGTTTGCAGTCGCGTATGCTTGTAAGAAGAGAAGACCTTACATGAAACAAAGAG GAATCTGGGATGCacttaataaaaagaataaaagtgtTCAGATGGAAGATACTGATGACTTGCCTTTTTTTAGCCTGTATGAAGTAGCTAAGGCTACTAAAAACTTTAGTATCGATAACAAGATTGGAGAAGGGGGCTTTGGTCTTGTTTACAAG GGTATTTTGGTAGATGGGCGAGAGGTAGCTGTGAAAAGGCTCTCCGAATCATCTAAGCAAGGGCTTGAGGAATTCAAGAACGAGATAATGTGTATTGCCAAACTTCAGCACCGAAATCTTGTAAAGATTCTCGGATATTGCATTCATGGAAATGAAATGATTCTGATTTATGAATACATGGCTAACAAAAGCCTGGACTCGTTTCTATTTG ACGAAACCAGAAGTTTGATGCTTGACTGGCCTCGCCGTTTTCAAATTATCCACGGGATGGCTCGAGCTATTCTTTATCTGCATCAAGATTCCCGCCTCCAAATCATCCATAGAGATCTCAAGGCAGGCAATGTTCTGTTGGATGCTGACATGAACCCAAAAATCTCTGACTTTGGCCTTGCTAGAAAGTTTTTCGGATCTGATGATACTTTCACCAAGACAAAGAACGTGGTGGGAACCTA TGGTTACATTTCTCCGGAGTATGCAGTACATGGGAAATTCTCCACAAAGTCGGATGTATTTAGctttggtgttttggtgttgGAGATAGTAAGTGGTAAAAAAAACAGAGGATTCTCTCATCAAGATCACGGTGACAACCTTCTTGGGCAT GCATGGAGACTTCACAAAGAAAACAGGTCAATTGAACTCATGAGTGCGTCTTTACATGACTCGGGCGTCATATCTGAAGTACTACGATCAATACATGTTGGGCTATTATGTGTGCAACATCATGCAGAAGATAGACCCCCTATGATGTCGGTGATTCTGATGCTCATCAGTGAGGGTGTGTTGCCTGAACCTAAACAACCTGCCTTTTTCACAGGAGAAAGTCATGGTGAAGTTCGGTCAATGTCATCAGCTGATGAATACATGATAACGCAATTGATTGCTCGATAG
- the LOC122607832 gene encoding G-type lectin S-receptor-like serine/threonine-protein kinase At4g27290: protein MDIPSMFLLLSGVLVVHLSDSKAVDRFYADQAIKDDGNTIVSRGGMFKLGFFSPGKSKYRYVGIWYNKISVCTPVWVANMETPIVDKTGVFILTHQGNLVILADGGSTKIWSSNSISLTMINPVVRILDTGNLVLWDNSSTNNQNLIWQSFDYPSDTLIAGMKLGMDLRTGLERCLTSWKSPDDPSKGQYVDCVDTNGYPQVFGKKGDVLQWRIGPWNGIGSSGLPSDAPNPFYTMEFVVNHEEIYYKFELKTSIIHHIHLTWDGKILQMQWIERLQQWIVYADVGVDSFNHYGVCGPYGSHNINRRPLCGCLRGFKPRLPDEWEASDWSGGCQRKRPLDCTSGDGFWKISGVKLPDTRHSWYNVSMTLGECEMACRRNCNCTAYANLDIRGSGCLLWFDELMDIREYDVKHNLYIRMAASELAGKLISQSSYKEKKGVLAGVLSITSAMLLVMFAVMYACKKKIPYIKRRGIWDALNKKNSIIQIEDTDDLPFFSLYEIAKATKNFSIDNKIGEGGFGPVYKGVLEDGREVAVKRLSESSVQGLDEFKNEIMCIARLQHRNLVKILGYCIHGNELILIYEYMANKSLDSFLFDETRSSMLDWPCRFQIIHGMARAILYLHQDSRLQIIHRDLKAGNILLDADMNPKISDFGLARKFFGSDDTFTKTKKVVGTYGYISPEYAVHGKFSTKSDVFSFGVLVLEIVSGKKNRGFSHEDHSDNLLGHAWRLYKENRSIELMSESLRDSYIISEVLRTIYVGLLCVQHHPEDRPTMMSVVLMLISEGVLPEPKQPAFFTGESHGGVQPVASSGEYMITQLIAR from the exons ATGGACATTCCATCCATGTTTTTACTACTCTCAGGTGTTCTAGTGGTTCACTTGTCAGACTCTAAAGCAGTGGACAGATTTTATGCAGATCAAGCTATCAAAGATGATGGCAATACAATTGTTTCCCGCGGTGGGATGTTCAAGTTAGGATTTTTTAGCCCGGGAAAATCCAAGTATCGGTACGTGGGGATATGGTACAACAAGATATCAGTTTGTACACCTGTATGGGTTGCAAACATGGAGACGCCGATTGTTGATAAAACGGGCGTCTTCATACTCACTCATCAAGGAAACCTGGTTATTTTGGCAGATGGTGGAAGTACTAAAATCTGGTCATCCAATTCGATATCTTTGACTATGATCAACCCAGTTGTACGGATTCTTGACACCGGAAATCTTGTTCTTTGGGACAATAGTAGTACCAATAATCAAAACCTGATTTGGCAGAGTTTTGATTATCCCAGTGACACATTAATAGCAGGGATGAAATTAGGAATGGATTTAAGAACAGGCTTAGAGAGGTGTTTGACGTCTTGGAAGAGTCCTGATGATCCTTCCAAGGGTCAATATGTAGATTGTGTAGATACAAATGGATATCCGCAAGTGTTTGGGAAAAAAGGTGATGTTTTGCAGTGGAGAATTGGACCATGGAATGGTATCGGAAGTAGTGGCCTTCCTAGTGATGCTCCAAATCCATTTTACACAATGGAGTTTGTTGTTAATCATGaagaaatatattataaatttgaaCTTAAAACTTCAATAATTCATCACATACATTTGACATGGGACGGGAAGATACTGCAAATGCAGTGGATAGAGCGACTGCAACAGTGGATTGTGTATGCGGATGTTGGAGTAGACAGTTTTAATCATTATGGAGTATGTGGTCCTTATGGAAGCCATAACATCAATAGGCGTCCCCTTTGTGGTTGTTTGAGAGGTTTTAAACCAAGACTTCCAGATGAATGGGAAGCATCAGATTGGTCAGGGGGATGTCAACGAAAAAGGCCTTTAGATTGCACAAGTGGAGATGGCTTCTGGAAAATATCAGGAGTGAAACTTCCAGACACACGACATTCATGGTACAATGTGAGCATGACCTTAGGTGAATGCGAGATGGCTTGCAGAAGGAATTGCAATTGTACAGCTTATGCAAACTTAGATATTAGGGGAAGTGGGTGTTTGTTGTGGTTTGATGAGCTTATGGACATACGAGAATATGACGTGAAGCACAATCTTTACATAAGAATGGCTGCCTCTGAATTAGCTG GAAAATTAATATCGCAATCTAGCTACAAGGAGAAGAAAGGAGTGCTCGCAGGAGTGCTATCAATTACGTCAGCTATGCTGTTAGTGATGTTTGCAGTCATGTATGCTTGTAAGAAGAAAATACCTTATATAAAACGAAGAG GAATCTGGGATGCacttaataaaaagaatagcatTATTCAAATAGAAGATACTGATGACTTGCCTTTTTTTAGCCTGTATGAAATAGCTAAGGCTACAAAAAACTTTAGTATCGATAACAAGATTGGAGAAGGGGGCTTTGGTCCTGTTTACAAG GGTGTGTTGGAAGACGGGCGAGAGGTAGCTGTGAAAAGGCTCTCGGAATCATCTGTGCAAGGGCTTGATGAATTCAAGAATGAAATCATGTGTATAGCCAGACTTCAGCACCGAAATCTTGTAAAGATTCTCGGATATTGCATTCACGGaaatgaattgattttgatctaTGAATACATGGCTAACAAAAGCTTGGATTCATTTCTATTTG ATGAAACCAGAAGTTCGATGCTTGATTGGCCTTGCCGTTTTCAAATTATCCATGGGATGGCTCGAGCTATTCTATATCTACATCAAGATTCACGCCTTCAAATCATCCATAGAGATCTCAAGGCAGGCAATATTCTGTTGGATGCTGACATGAACCCAAAAATCTCTGACTTTGGCCTTGCTAGAAAGTTTTTCGGATCTGATGATACTTTCACCAAGACAAAGAAAGTGGTGGGAACATA CGGTTACATTTCTCCAGAGTATGCAGTACACGGGAAATTCTCCACGAAGTCTGATGTTTTTAGctttggtgttttggtgttgGAGATAGTAAGTGGTAAAAAAAACAGAGGATTCTCTCATGAAGATCACAGTGACAACCTTCTTGGACAT GCATGGAGATTATACAAAGAAAACAGGTCAATTGAACTTATGAGTGAGTCGTTACGTGATTCGTACATTATATCTGAAGTACTACGAACAATATATGTTGGGCTATTATGTGTGCAACATCATCCAGAAGATAGACCAACTATGATGTCGGTGGTTCTGATGCTGATCAGTGAGGGCGTGTTGCCTGAACCTAAACAACCAGCCTTTTTCACAGGAGAAAGTCATGGGGGAGTTCAGCCGGTTGCATCATCTGGGGAATACATGATAACACAATTGATTGCTCGATAG